The following DNA comes from Oncorhynchus clarkii lewisi isolate Uvic-CL-2024 chromosome 22, UVic_Ocla_1.0, whole genome shotgun sequence.
CCAGGGTCTGCAGAAGCTGGAGCCCAGTTTCACCTGCTCTGATGAAACGCACACGCTCATCCTGGACCGGAACCACATCATGAAACTAGACCATTTGGAGAGGAGCCAAGGCCTCCAACAGGTAGGCTCTTTGTAAGTGAGGTATTGGTGGACTGTATTCTTTAGATTAGGTTTTACATTATGTGTTCGCTCCCGTATGCTGGTAAGGGCACAGATGACAGACAGGTAGGATTCCAGTTGAGGGTTGAATTCCTTATCTAATTTGTAAAATGGGCATTTACTACTTCTATATGTTGTTGCAAACTTGCAATGTACCACATTGGGTTGGATTAGTTCCATCTATATTGTTTTGttgtctcatcctgcctctcttTCCTGTTTTCTTTGCTGTGCAGTTATCTGTTGTTGGAAACCGCCTGGTGCGAATGATGGGTGTGTGTCGTCTGACCGAGCTGAGAGTTCTGAACCTGCCCAATAACAGTATTGGCTATATTGAAGGGCTGAGAGACCTGCCACACCTGGAGTGGCTCAACTTGGCAGGCAACAACATCAAGGTGTGGTGAAAAAAGTGGACAAGGTACTCCCTCTATATTTGTGTCCATTTTGTCTCCTGATCATGCAATCTGGATGTCCACTTTTCTCTCAGGTCATTGAGCAGCTCAACAACTGTGTGGCTCTCCAACACTTGGACCTGTCTGATAACAACATCTCCAACATTGGTGATGTTACCAAGCTGTTAGCCTTGAAGGTGAGAACAGGTCTTGCGTCATGGCTTTTCAGAATTATGGGGATTCAGATAGAATTCTGGAGCAGTAAGTAGGAGAGTTtaaacctgtctaggactggggaacccctcgccaacagccaataaAATTGCAGGgagccaaatacaaatcaacagaaatctcataaatcaaattacaagtattaggcaccattttaaagataaaattctcattaatccagccacagtgtctgatttcaaaaatgctttacagcgaaagctccacaaacgattatgttaggtcaccaccaactcacagaaaaacccagccatttttccagccaaagagaggagtcacaaaaagcacaaatagagataaaatgaatcactaacctttgatgatcttcatcagatgacactcataggacttcatgttacacaatacatgtatgttttgttcggtaaagttcatatttatatccatatttagattcagtagttccaaaacatgcaatgatattgcagagagccatatgaattcacagaaatactaataataaatgttgatgaaaatacagcTATTATACATGAATCTTTAGctgcacttctccttaatgcaaccactgtgtcagatttcaaaaaaactttacggaaaaagcataatctgagaacggcactcggagcccaaaccagccagagaaatatccgccatgttgggtagtcaacattatttACAAAAAGCATTATAAATAATcccttatctttgatgatcttcatcagaatgcactcccaggaatcgcagttccacaataaatgcttgttttgttcgattatGTCCAATAGCCTCTTTTGTTAGGGCGAATGGTAAACAATCCAAAAGCGCGATCTGGTCCATTCGGACGAaacgttcaaaaagttatattacaggtcgaagaaacttgtcaaactaagtatagaatcaatctttaggatgtttttatcaatTCCATTTTATCAATTCTATTGTCTGTAGAATTGCACTAGAACGAGAGCAACACCTCAAGTGAAAGCGtgtgactgagaacgaggctgtaGGCAGAACCCTTAGTAAAACATCTCCcatccggccccccttcacaTGAGCAGCCTAAAACCACGTTCTAAAGAtggctgacatctagtggaagccttaggaagtgaaaaataacccatatcccactgtgtattcgataggggtgagtttaaaaactacaaacctcagatttcccacttccaaATCCAAacaggatttttttctcaggtttttgcctgccatatgagttctatttatactcagacatcattccaacagttttagaaacttcagagtgttttctatccaatacaatactataataataatatgcatatattagcatctggggctgagtaggaggcagttcacgctattcatccaaaagtgaaaatgctgccccctatcccaaacaagtTAAGTGATTGGTTGTGGTGTTGATTGACTGGCTGCCATTTCTCTTGCAGACCCTTCTCCTCCATGGAAATAGCATTACGACGCTGCAGACCGTTCCCACTCATTTGCCCAtccatctgtccatcctctccctGGCAGAGAATGAAATTAGAGACCTCAATGAGGTAAAGACCCTTCCTTTTTGTTCCTTTGCACTCTCACCTGCTCAGCTTTTACAACAATCTCTCTCCTAGTTCTCTCTCACCtgcttgtctctttctctctgcctcccacaggtctcctacctggaaCCCCTCCATGACCTGGAACATCTCTCCATTATGACTAACCCCTGCGTCATGGTAACACCCTCGTTGCCTGGATACGACTACCGGCCGTACATCATGAGCTGGTGTCTGAATCTCAAGATCCTGGATGGATATGTGGTGTCTCAGAAAGAAGGGTGAGACTAGTTCCAGAACTCACAAATGCCAGCTAGGCATGGGAAGGGGGGGTAGGCAGGGATTGAGATTAAGGGTTTCCCTATTGCCCGAGGAAGTGACTTGAGCAGTTGCACAAGTTAAGCCTGCTCTAAGATAATAACCAAAATGCAAAGAATTCCAGTAGTCTGGTCTTTCTGGTTCCTCCTGTTTGTAGGTGAAAATAGCTACTTAACCTTGTTGTGCAAGTGATCATAATCTTTGTGCAATCAAAAAATACTCCTGACTTGCCCAAAGGGGCGAGAGCCTTTCAGACCATAATGTCAATCCCTTGGTAGGGAAATGGACTTGTGACTGCAAAGTTGCCGGGTCGTATTATCCAGTTATACCATCCAAGTGTTGAGTGATGATCACTCTTATTGCTGGTGATTAATGTCTCTAACGTCTGATCTCAGGTTGAAGGCAGAGTGGCTGTACAGCCAGGGCAAAGGTCGATCATACCGGCCAGGTCAGCACATGCAGCTGGTCCAGTACTTAGCCACCGTATGCCCTTTGACCTCCACGACAGCCCTGGAGACCGCAGAGGATGCCAAGCTGGAGAAGATCCTCAGCAAGCAGAGGTAGGAGAATGCATTCACAAAAAGTTTGTTGGCATCACAGTCCATCACACAGGTAGTGGATGTGTTCTCCTCCCTGTGATCACATGGAAAAAGTGCCAAATATAAATCCTACCCATTGTTAGAATCCATTTGACATTAAACTGGATCTATCTGTGGCTTTTCTGCTTAGTTTTTGTCATTTACCTTGCGGTACCTTGAAGTTATCTTTTAACCAGATGAGAAATATGAAGTAAATGAGACAGCTTGCACAATCATTGAAATGACTGTTTAATTACTCTCTCCTTTGTATCACATTAGTTAACCAGGggacctgtgtgtgtatatatatatacaggttcCACCAGAGGCAGCTCCTGCAGCAGACCCAGGGGGGCTTTCCCAGCCCTCCCCGCCCCACCCAACTGGATGTGGAGACTCAAAGCCCCCGCCATGTGCCTCTAATAGAGGACGACAGAACCACAACGCCTGTGACTGCtccatcagccagacagacaggtggaggaCATGAACTCtacctgtgtttgtgtttctctcaATTCTGTAACTCGTCAATCAATCCCcatgtgtgtctggtgtgtaAATCTAATctcttctttgtgtgtgtgtgcatatgttcaGAGCTAGCGACGGTGCAGGTGAACACCTGGCTAGGCTGTGACCCCTCCCAGGTGGCCTCACCTCCTCTCCGTAGCCTCAGGGGTGTGGAGGAGCGCCTCTACCTGGAGGACGTCCAGAGCCAGACAGATGAGGACAAACTCAACGGCAGCCTGCTCTCCTCCGAGTCCACCTTCCTCCTAGTCACCTCTGAACCCCCCCGCTCTGACAGCGAGGATGAGACGGAGACGTTTGAGCACGACTCGCTGGTACCCAAACACCCCATTCATCCCAAAAAGACCCTTGCTAAAAAGACCCTTCAGGCACCCTTGGGGAAAGGGAGTGAGagccagaaggagagagagatggagagagaaagggtgtcAGGTGACAGCCACCTCACCTGTACCTTAACCTCAGCTGCCGGTCTACCTATGATGGGAGATGACCAATCACAGACCAATGACAGCACTCCGCTCCAGGGAGCATACTCAAACTGCAATGCTGTAGAGGTGAGGGCAGGGTCTAAGCAGGAAGATAAAGCATTGGTGAGATGTGATAGGCTGGGTCGCTGTGAGGCGGACAGGGCAGCCGTCAGGATCCAGGCATGGTGGAGGGGAATGTGGACTCGGCGCTGCCACCCGCTGGCCAAAGAGGTGCGGTGTGAGATCCGCCTGCGCAGGATGCAGGAGCACATAGTCTTCCTTTCTGGAGAGTTTGAGAGGTATGGAACAGACCCCAAGAAATCCAAGGGCTGCGTTCCTATTCTCTACTCTTTTCCAGAAGggtgctctcattcactccccctCATGCGTTAAAAAGCATTGGATTGCTGCGTACATGCCTGAtgggagtttccaccatattcCTCTCACCAGTCCATTCCTTTCAAATTCATGAGGGGCAGTGTACGAGTGCACACTCaaggagaagggtagagaattGGAGTTTAgacactgttctccagtcctgGTCCACAAAGTGT
Coding sequences within:
- the LOC139380621 gene encoding centrosomal protein of 97 kDa-like; protein product: MGISDVTFDTTGPVVDLSAQGLQKLEPSFTCSDETHTLILDRNHIMKLDHLERSQGLQQLSVVGNRLVRMMGVCRLTELRVLNLPNNSIGYIEGLRDLPHLEWLNLAGNNIKVIEQLNNCVALQHLDLSDNNISNIGDVTKLLALKTLLLHGNSITTLQTVPTHLPIHLSILSLAENEIRDLNEVSYLEPLHDLEHLSIMTNPCVMVTPSLPGYDYRPYIMSWCLNLKILDGYVVSQKEGLKAEWLYSQGKGRSYRPGQHMQLVQYLATVCPLTSTTALETAEDAKLEKILSKQRFHQRQLLQQTQGGFPSPPRPTQLDVETQSPRHVPLIEDDRTTTPVTAPSARQTELATVQVNTWLGCDPSQVASPPLRSLRGVEERLYLEDVQSQTDEDKLNGSLLSSESTFLLVTSEPPRSDSEDETETFEHDSLVPKHPIHPKKTLAKKTLQAPLGKGSESQKEREMERERVSGDSHLTCTLTSAAGLPMMGDDQSQTNDSTPLQGAYSNCNAVEVRAGSKQEDKALVRCDRLGRCEADRAAVRIQAWWRGMWTRRCHPLAKEVRCEIRLRRMQEHIVFLSGEFERVRQQHEEERLQRLVQEEAVMFLWRQLQSMQQWQCSVEGQLASVTQAGSSLAPALTSGLCDLPALRLPLPLASSTANPACTVLSFPDSGFQSTDELQVGQEDTFLSCGTGDSLETVRPLVVGGFLAPCGGGNSQDCSLLEQYLSSVQQREEEAEEGGASDRTGTPQPPSSAETAQPDSPTQNTGDRHRAATHTLESPI